The Humulus lupulus chromosome 3, drHumLupu1.1, whole genome shotgun sequence genome window below encodes:
- the LOC133824537 gene encoding cytoplasmic tRNA 2-thiolation protein 2, translated as MACTSGSGCQSNCYKNEEDDHERGVVPPPTPPTNTTKSAAAAAAQPNPIANGNHHGLCLKCKANRPISSESSASGDDARFCGDCFRSNLFGKFRLAVTSNAMISPTDKVLVAFSGGPSSRVALQFVHELQYKAQQNFDASRDRSLPVFGVGVAFIDESVAWSVPSYEVIEGIEEIGQIVSSLAPPTKELFVFPIESLFSSESTDGKDQLSKLLDGVTDTTGKEDLLIHLRMLCLQKIAAENGYNRLVLGSCTSRIASHVLTATVKGKGYSLPADIQYVDARWNVPVVLPLRDCLLDELNMLCDLDGLKTIELIRSPCSGINSLVSSFVKLLQEENPSRQSTIVRTAGKLTPFDFNRIPEIIDTNVPLATRRRQKRYNLKPNESISSESFCPICNSPLSKSELLSSTDVGVGDSHKNSHLFSVECCSSCQFQILPKDPISKDNFYMLLPQPLVSKAKHSSKLGNLSILREQIQDCLLSDSEDET; from the exons ATGGCCTGCACTAGTGGTTCAGGCTGCCAATCAAACTGCTACAAAAACGAAGAAGATGATCACGAACGAGGAGTAGTACCACCTCCAACACCACCGACCAATACCACTAAATCAGCCGCCGCCGCCGCTGCCCAACCCAATCCAATTGCAAACGGTAATCACCATGGTCTCTGCCTCAAGTGCAAGGCCAACCGGCCTATATCATCAGAATCCTCCGCCTCCGGCGATGACGCCAGGTTCTGCGGTGACTGCTTTCGAAGCAATCTGTTTGGAAAGTTTCGGCTGGCTGTCACCTCCAACGCCATGATTTCGCCCACTGATAAGGTCCTTGTTGCCTTCTCCGGTGGCCCTTCTTCCAG GGTTGCTTTACAATTCGTACATGAGTTGCAGTACAAAGCACAGCAGAATTTTGATGCAAGTAGGGATAGATCATTGCCGGTCTTTGGTGTGGGAGTTGCTTTTATTGATGAAAGTGTTGCTTGGTCTGTTCCTTCTTATGAAGTTATTGAAGGAATCGAAGAGATCGGACAGATTGTGTCAAGTTTAGCCCCGCCAACCAAAGAATTATTTGTTTTCCCAATTGAAAGTCTCTTCTCATCCGAATCTACTGATGGAAAGGACCAACTGAGTAAATTGTTAGATGGTGTTACTGATACCACTGGTAAAGAAGATCTTTTGATTCATCTTAGGATGTTGTGCTTGCAAAAG ATTGCTGCTGAAAATGGATACAACAGACTTGTGCTAGGTTCATGCACATCAAGGATAGCTTCCCATGTTCTTACAGCCACAGTCAag GGGAAAGGATATTCCTTACCAGCAGATATTCAGTATGTTGATGCAAGGTGGAATGTCCCTGTAGTGCTTCCACTTCGAGATTGTCTATTAGATGAGCTTAACATGCTTTGTGACCTTGATGG CCTAAAGACTATTGAGTTGATTAGAAGTCCTTGCTCTGGAATCAATAGCTTGGTCTCGTCATTTGTGAAGTTGTTACAG GAGGAAAATCCTTCTCGGCAAAGCACGATTGTCAGAACAGCTGGAAAGCTCACTCCATTTGATTTCAACAGGATTCCTGAGATCATCGACACTAATGTTCCTTTGGCCACCCGAAGGCGTCAGAAGAGATATAATCTTAAGCCTAATGAATCAATTTCCTCAGAATCATTCTGCCCTATCTGCAATAGCCCACTCAGCAAATCTGAGCTGCTAAGCTCCACTGATGTGGGTGTGGGAGACTCGCACAAAAATTCTCATCTTTTTAGTGTCGAATGCTGCTCGAGTTGTCAGTTTCAGATTCTTCCTAAAGATCCCATATCTAAGGACAACTTCTACATGCTTTTACCGCAGCCATTAGTTTCAAAAGCCAAGCATAGCAGCAAATTGGGCAATCTCAGTATTCTAAG AGAACAAATACAAGATTGCTTGCTTTCAGACAGTGAGGATGAAACATAA
- the LOC133824535 gene encoding protein N-terminal glutamine amidohydrolase: protein MATSTLESKPSFDISQCHHTPFYCEENVYLLGKKLCKDGIAEADGSDLFVVFISNEKKQVPLWRQRASNRADGAVLWDYHVICVQRKKGGGSAPLVWDLDSSLSLPSPLATYVSETVRPSFSLFSEYQRFFRIVHAPIFLVGFASDRRHMKDSAGNWSAEPPTYDPIVAQDGTVHNLNEYMEIHLSDALKTVEADSVGAVFTEKLGVVIGENQLEEFFSQIS from the exons ATGGCGACCTCAACTTTGGAATCAAAACCTTCTTTCGACATTTCTCAGTGCCACCATACACCCTTTTACTG TGAGGAGAATGTATACTTGCTTGGCAAGAAACTGTGTAAAGATGGGATAGCAGAGGCAGATGGCTCTGATCTTTTTGTCGTTTTTATCTCCAACGAGAAGAAACAG GTTCCTTTATGGCGTCAAAGGGCCAGTAACAGAGCAGATGGAGCTGTTCTATGGGATTATCATGTCATCTGCGTACAG AGAAAAAAAGGAGGTGGCTCTGCTCCCTTAGTGTGGGATTTAGACTCTAGTCTTTCATTACCTTCTCCTTTAGCAACCTATGTTTCAGAAACTGTTCGGCCATCATTTTCGCTCTTTTCTGAGTATCAAAG ATTTTTCCGGATTGTGCACGCTCCAATATTTCTTGTTGGCTTTGCATCTGATAGAAGACATATGAAAGATTCTGCTGGAAACTGGTCTGCTGAACCCCCTACTTATGATCCCATTGTTGCCCAAG ATGGAACTGTGCACAACCTAAATGAATACATGGAAATCCACCTTTCCGACGCGTTGAAAACAGTAGAAGCTGATTCGGTGGGTGCAGTTTTCACTGAGAAACTTGGAGTGGTTATTGGTGAGAATCAGTTGGAGGAATTCTTTTCTCAAATTTCATGA